One window of Trichomycterus rosablanca isolate fTriRos1 chromosome 2, fTriRos1.hap1, whole genome shotgun sequence genomic DNA carries:
- the LOC134305248 gene encoding uncharacterized protein LOC134305248 isoform X1, which produces MVISMVTTTSGLLPSVLYPVSLPSSITIMGERSAVIFKVVKLNTASMILSYTPFFCKRYQPAAITYYLTNKVHFICFHRLHEDNQWYLYDGAEELSRPGHGEVKATASVVQRIFSSTCQLGHLLCIRADVDSPQTRDTDEPYKKHSIYQQILKAERWCNENKHHFKEEVAPPPLLYMTRDEAEEALHKFHTLQEIVNEDDRADILVNFSFVFKEIEDMHFFMQNVRDKMKLRVCCEKI; this is translated from the exons ATGGTTATCTCCATGGTAACAACCACTTCAGGACTTTTGCCATCTGTTCTTTATCCAGTGTCTTTGCCATCATCAATAACAATCATGGGAGAGAGGTCAGCTGTTATATTTAAAGTTGTAAAGTTAAACACAGCAAGTATGATTTTGTCTTACACTCCCTTCTTTTGTAAAAGGTACCAGCCTGCTGCAATAACATACTACCTCACAAACAaagttcatttcatttgttttcatCGTCTTCATGAAGACAATCAGTGGTATCTTTATGATGGTGCTGAAGAACTTAGTAGACCAGGCCATGGAGAAGTTAAAGCGACAGCTTCGGTTGTGCAACGAATCTTCTCTAGTACCTGCCAATTAGGCCATCTTTTGTGCATTCGA GCTGATGTAGATAGTCCACAGACAAGAGACACAGATGAGCCATACAAG AAACATAGCATATATCAACAGATTTTGAAGGCAGAGAGGtggtgcaatgaaaacaaacaccATTTCAAGGAAGAGGTTGCACCACCACCACTGCTATACATGACCAGAGATGAGGCAGAAGAGGCCCTTCACAAATTTCACACTTTGCAAGAGATTGTCAATGAAGATGACAGAGCTGACATCCTCGTgaatttttcatttgttttcaaAGAAATTGAggatatgcatttttttatgcaaAATGTTAGAGACAAAATGAAGCTTAGAGTTTGCtgtgaaaagatttag
- the LOC134305248 gene encoding uncharacterized protein LOC134305248 isoform X2, which translates to MVISMVTTTSGLLPSVLYPVSLPSSITIMGERYQPAAITYYLTNKVHFICFHRLHEDNQWYLYDGAEELSRPGHGEVKATASVVQRIFSSTCQLGHLLCIRADVDSPQTRDTDEPYKKHSIYQQILKAERWCNENKHHFKEEVAPPPLLYMTRDEAEEALHKFHTLQEIVNEDDRADILVNFSFVFKEIEDMHFFMQNVRDKMKLRVCCEKI; encoded by the exons ATGGTTATCTCCATGGTAACAACCACTTCAGGACTTTTGCCATCTGTTCTTTATCCAGTGTCTTTGCCATCATCAATAACAATCATGGGAGAGAG GTACCAGCCTGCTGCAATAACATACTACCTCACAAACAaagttcatttcatttgttttcatCGTCTTCATGAAGACAATCAGTGGTATCTTTATGATGGTGCTGAAGAACTTAGTAGACCAGGCCATGGAGAAGTTAAAGCGACAGCTTCGGTTGTGCAACGAATCTTCTCTAGTACCTGCCAATTAGGCCATCTTTTGTGCATTCGA GCTGATGTAGATAGTCCACAGACAAGAGACACAGATGAGCCATACAAG AAACATAGCATATATCAACAGATTTTGAAGGCAGAGAGGtggtgcaatgaaaacaaacaccATTTCAAGGAAGAGGTTGCACCACCACCACTGCTATACATGACCAGAGATGAGGCAGAAGAGGCCCTTCACAAATTTCACACTTTGCAAGAGATTGTCAATGAAGATGACAGAGCTGACATCCTCGTgaatttttcatttgttttcaaAGAAATTGAggatatgcatttttttatgcaaAATGTTAGAGACAAAATGAAGCTTAGAGTTTGCtgtgaaaagatttag